A region of Sphingobium baderi DNA encodes the following proteins:
- the cutA gene encoding divalent-cation tolerance protein CutA: MIGGVAIVYTLFGSAESAERIARQLVEERLAACANMLAPCTSIYAWEGALQREAEIPVLLKTAPEKRDALMARLAELHDYEVPAILALPVDAAHAPFARWIAGQTSGAAHCPSD; the protein is encoded by the coding sequence ATGATCGGCGGCGTCGCGATCGTCTACACCCTGTTCGGATCGGCGGAGAGCGCCGAGCGTATCGCGCGGCAATTGGTGGAGGAACGGTTGGCCGCCTGCGCCAACATGCTGGCGCCCTGCACCTCGATCTACGCATGGGAAGGCGCGCTCCAGCGTGAGGCCGAGATTCCCGTCCTGCTCAAGACCGCGCCGGAAAAGCGCGATGCGCTGATGGCGCGGCTGGCGGAACTGCACGACTATGAAGTCCCCGCCATCCTTGCGCTGCCGGTGGACGCCGCCCATGCGCCCTTCGCCCGGTGGATCGCTGGCCAGACCAGCGGCGCGGCGCATTGTCCGTCGGACTGA
- a CDS encoding L,D-transpeptidase family protein, whose product MPIPADQVALGPGEYRWLSEGPWAGPLYMIISIEKQMVHVYDGDRLIGAASVSTGMKGHRTPTGEFPILQKRQWHRSNIYSNAPMPFMQRLTWDGIALHAGHNPGYPASHGCIRLPYGFASKLFGLTRIGTPVSVTTDQLSPVLMVGTLVLADPDDPASAIVTFTPPDVEALSERTVLSQQSAQLQEQQDVPILKVDPAIFRFRTRR is encoded by the coding sequence ATGCCGATTCCCGCCGATCAAGTCGCGCTTGGCCCGGGCGAATATCGCTGGCTGAGTGAAGGACCGTGGGCCGGTCCGCTCTATATGATCATCAGTATCGAAAAGCAGATGGTGCATGTCTATGACGGCGACCGGTTGATTGGCGCCGCTTCGGTATCCACTGGTATGAAGGGGCACCGAACGCCGACCGGGGAATTCCCCATCCTGCAGAAACGGCAATGGCACCGGTCCAATATCTACAGCAATGCGCCGATGCCTTTCATGCAGCGGCTGACATGGGATGGCATCGCCCTCCATGCAGGACATAATCCGGGCTATCCGGCCAGCCATGGCTGCATTCGGCTGCCCTATGGCTTTGCCAGCAAACTATTCGGCCTGACCCGGATCGGAACGCCGGTGAGCGTGACGACGGATCAACTGAGTCCGGTTCTGATGGTCGGCACGCTGGTGCTGGCTGATCCGGATGATCCCGCCAGTGCGATTGTCACCTTCACGCCGCCCGACGTTGAGGCCTTGTCGGAAAGGACCGTCCTATCGCAGCAGAGCGCGCAATTGCAGGAGCAACAGGATGTGCCAATCCTGAAAGTCGATCCAGCTATTTTCCGGTTCCGGACCAGGCGCTGA
- a CDS encoding COX15/CtaA family protein, with amino-acid sequence MTATAFRSAAPAARPAAIARWLLMVAFLVFCMVVVGGITRLTESGLSITQWKPITGAIPPLTHDQWMEAFRDYQQIPEYQQLRQGMSLSDFQFIFFWEWVHRLLGRLIGVAFALPLLWFAVKRAIPAGYGLRLVLLLVLGGLQGAIGWWMVKSGLSVRTDVSHYRLAVHLLMALFIMGALIWTALDLFALARYSRARPARLRPFALLALFLLFVQLLFGAFTAGLNAGYVSNTWPLMNDHFVPEGIEWVGSLWATVSSDPYLVHFIHRWWAWIAALALIMLARKAKRAGERGPSIAINAAVGTQIVLGIATVLSGIALPLAVLHQAVGALVVASATWGAHAIGMRRA; translated from the coding sequence ATGACCGCGACCGCTTTTCGTTCCGCCGCGCCTGCCGCGCGTCCCGCCGCCATTGCCCGCTGGCTGCTCATGGTGGCCTTTCTGGTCTTTTGCATGGTGGTGGTGGGCGGCATCACGCGGCTTACCGAATCGGGCCTGTCGATCACCCAATGGAAGCCGATCACCGGCGCGATCCCGCCGCTGACCCACGATCAGTGGATGGAGGCGTTTCGCGACTATCAGCAGATCCCCGAATATCAGCAGCTTCGGCAAGGCATGAGCCTCTCCGATTTCCAGTTCATCTTTTTCTGGGAATGGGTGCACCGGCTGCTGGGCCGCCTGATCGGCGTCGCCTTCGCTCTCCCGCTTCTCTGGTTCGCGGTGAAGCGGGCGATCCCGGCGGGCTATGGCCTGCGGCTCGTCCTCTTGCTGGTGCTCGGCGGATTGCAGGGCGCGATCGGCTGGTGGATGGTGAAGTCGGGCCTGTCGGTCCGCACCGACGTCAGCCACTATCGCCTGGCCGTGCATCTGCTGATGGCGCTGTTCATCATGGGGGCGCTGATTTGGACGGCGCTCGACCTTTTTGCGCTCGCCCGCTATTCCCGCGCGCGGCCGGCCCGGCTTCGGCCCTTTGCGTTGCTGGCGCTGTTCCTGTTGTTCGTGCAGCTTCTGTTCGGGGCGTTCACCGCCGGGCTGAATGCCGGCTATGTCTCCAACACATGGCCGCTGATGAACGATCATTTCGTGCCGGAAGGGATCGAATGGGTCGGCTCGCTGTGGGCGACGGTCTCCAGTGATCCCTATCTCGTCCATTTCATCCATCGCTGGTGGGCGTGGATCGCGGCGCTGGCGCTCATCATGCTCGCGCGCAAGGCGAAGCGGGCGGGGGAGCGTGGGCCGTCCATTGCGATCAATGCGGCGGTGGGCACACAGATCGTCCTTGGCATCGCCACCGTCCTCAGCGGCATCGCCCTGCCGCTCGCCGTGCTGCATCAGGCGGTCGGTGCGCTGGTGGTCGCCTCCGCCACATGGGGCGCGCACGCCATCGGCATGCGCCGGGCATGA
- a CDS encoding acetyl-CoA C-acyltransferase, translated as MSSDPVVIAGYARTPMGGFQGALSPLKATELGAAAVKAAVERAGVPADAIDRIYMGCVLPAGLGQAPARQAALGAGLPQSVEATTVNKMCGSGMQAAIMAQEALLAGTADIVIAGGMESMTNAPYALPKHRSGARIGHDRIIDTMMMDGLEDAYEPGKAMGVFAEETARDYQFTRQDQDAYAIRSLERANAAIASGAFAGEITPVTVKGRGGDTIIDTDEQPGKAKPDKIPSLKPAFVKDGTITAANASSISDGAAALVMTRQSVAEKLGLPIVAKVVATAAHAHEPPKFTTAPVPAMRKVLEKAGWSVEDVDLFEVNEAFAVVAMIAAKELAIPAEKLNVNGGATALGHPIGASGARILATLIAALQSRGGKRGVASLCIGGGEATAMAIELA; from the coding sequence ATGAGCAGCGATCCGGTCGTCATCGCGGGCTATGCGCGCACGCCGATGGGCGGATTCCAGGGCGCGCTGTCGCCGCTCAAGGCCACGGAACTGGGCGCGGCGGCGGTGAAGGCGGCGGTCGAGCGCGCGGGCGTCCCCGCCGATGCCATCGACCGCATCTATATGGGCTGCGTTCTCCCCGCCGGCCTGGGCCAGGCTCCCGCGCGCCAGGCGGCGCTGGGCGCGGGCCTGCCGCAATCGGTCGAGGCCACGACCGTCAACAAGATGTGCGGATCGGGGATGCAGGCCGCGATCATGGCGCAGGAGGCGCTTCTTGCCGGGACCGCCGATATCGTCATCGCGGGCGGCATGGAAAGCATGACCAACGCCCCCTATGCGCTGCCCAAGCACCGCTCTGGCGCGCGCATCGGCCATGACCGCATCATCGACACGATGATGATGGACGGGCTGGAGGACGCCTATGAACCCGGCAAGGCGATGGGCGTCTTCGCCGAGGAAACCGCGCGTGATTATCAGTTCACGCGGCAGGATCAGGACGCCTACGCCATCCGCTCGCTCGAACGCGCCAACGCGGCCATAGCCAGCGGGGCCTTTGCCGGGGAAATCACGCCGGTCACGGTCAAGGGCCGGGGCGGCGACACCATCATCGACACCGACGAACAGCCCGGCAAGGCGAAGCCCGACAAGATTCCGTCGCTCAAACCCGCCTTCGTCAAGGACGGCACGATCACCGCCGCCAACGCCTCCTCCATCTCGGACGGCGCGGCGGCGCTGGTGATGACGCGCCAGAGCGTCGCGGAAAAGCTGGGTCTGCCCATCGTCGCGAAGGTCGTCGCCACCGCCGCCCACGCCCATGAGCCGCCCAAATTCACCACCGCGCCGGTCCCTGCCATGCGTAAGGTGCTGGAGAAAGCAGGCTGGTCGGTCGAGGATGTCGACCTGTTCGAAGTCAACGAAGCCTTCGCCGTGGTCGCCATGATCGCCGCGAAGGAACTCGCCATTCCCGCCGAAAAGCTCAACGTCAACGGCGGCGCGACGGCGCTCGGCCATCCCATCGGCGCGAGCGGCGCGCGCATTCTCGCCACCCTGATCGCCGCGCTCCAGAGCCGGGGCGGCAAGCGTGGCGTCGCCTCCCTCTGCATCGGCGGCGGCGAAGCGACCGCGATGGCGATCGAACTGGCGTAA
- the rplM gene encoding 50S ribosomal protein L13, with the protein MKALMKTTKPATPATVEKKWILIDAEGLVVGRLASTVANILRGKHKASFTPHVDCGDNVIIINAGKVKFTGRKMTDKVYYKHTGYAGGIKETTPAKILEGRFPERVLEKAIERMIPRGPLGRQQMRNLRIFAGAEHAHEAQNPEVLDFASRNRKNKVGA; encoded by the coding sequence ATGAAGGCGCTGATGAAGACCACCAAGCCGGCGACCCCGGCAACGGTCGAAAAGAAGTGGATACTGATCGACGCGGAAGGTCTCGTCGTCGGCCGTCTCGCTTCGACCGTAGCGAATATCCTGCGCGGCAAGCACAAGGCGAGCTTCACCCCGCACGTCGATTGCGGCGACAATGTCATCATCATCAATGCCGGCAAGGTGAAGTTCACCGGTCGCAAGATGACCGACAAGGTCTATTACAAGCACACCGGCTATGCCGGCGGCATCAAGGAAACCACGCCCGCCAAGATCCTGGAAGGTCGTTTTCCTGAGCGCGTCCTGGAAAAGGCGATTGAGCGGATGATCCCTCGTGGTCCGCTCGGCCGTCAGCAGATGCGCAACCTCCGCATCTTCGCCGGCGCCGAACACGCTCATGAAGCGCAGAACCCCGAAGTGCTCGATTTCGCGTCGCGCAACCGCAAGAACAAGGTGGGTGCATAA
- a CDS encoding ribonuclease HII: MPDFTHELRHHPGLVAGVDEAGRGPLAGPVVAAAVILHAKDCPDGLNDSKQLTAARRAKLEVEIKARALCWGVAIASVAEIDSLNILWATMLAMKRAMEALNADCAHVLVDGNRCPDWRWPATAVVEGDAKCLSIAAASIIAKETRDRIMVEASARHPHYGWESNKGYGSPYHLAALREHGPTPLHRRSFAPVAQLLLL, from the coding sequence ATGCCTGATTTCACGCATGAGCTTCGACATCATCCCGGCCTTGTTGCGGGCGTGGACGAAGCGGGCCGCGGGCCGCTGGCCGGGCCGGTGGTCGCGGCAGCCGTCATCCTGCACGCGAAGGATTGCCCGGATGGCCTGAACGACAGCAAGCAACTCACCGCCGCTCGCCGCGCTAAGCTGGAAGTGGAGATAAAGGCCCGGGCGCTATGCTGGGGCGTTGCTATCGCCAGCGTGGCGGAGATCGACAGCCTCAACATCCTCTGGGCGACGATGTTGGCGATGAAGCGGGCTATGGAGGCGCTGAACGCCGACTGCGCGCATGTGTTGGTGGATGGCAATCGTTGCCCCGACTGGCGTTGGCCCGCGACCGCCGTGGTGGAGGGCGACGCCAAATGCCTCTCCATCGCCGCTGCTTCGATCATCGCCAAGGAAACGCGGGACCGGATCATGGTGGAGGCATCCGCGCGCCACCCGCATTATGGCTGGGAAAGCAACAAGGGCTATGGCAGCCCCTATCATCTGGCGGCGCTGCGCGAACATGGACCTACACCACTGCATCGGCGTAGTTTCGCGCCGGTGGCGCAACTGCTACTGCTTTGA
- a CDS encoding CsbD family protein translates to MGEMTDKMKAAGNKAAGSVKEAVGKATDNERLEAEGKVQKAKGTAQDVAGSVKGALGDKI, encoded by the coding sequence ATGGGTGAGATGACAGACAAGATGAAGGCCGCTGGCAACAAGGCGGCTGGGTCGGTCAAGGAAGCGGTCGGCAAGGCTACCGACAACGAACGGCTCGAGGCAGAAGGCAAGGTTCAAAAGGCCAAGGGCACGGCGCAAGATGTGGCCGGTTCTGTCAAAGGAGCGCTTGGCGACAAGATTTGA
- a CDS encoding sterol desaturase family protein, producing MNHLGLWVLAVTGVILLAEVIAGRHRKIYSRSDWIVNSICMLGAALVRPAGTAVVAMAIAYLFPSGQGALHNVPFLPALIAIILLAEFANYWVHRGSHQLKGSRWFDWFWRMHRTHHTAQYVNVLLNFRISPFWILVGGLGWVFSLAIYLGQAQAAGLAIVIFTFWGIFTHSDFRWDDAIRRHSVFGSLFRGLEHVFISPGIHHSHHGYGRDGGNFRNFGVFLSIYDWMFGTLHIPTGRPFRYGIPGNTPHWADDAFSPLRLGALIAGHPSGEAESKPLS from the coding sequence ATGAACCATCTGGGACTGTGGGTTTTGGCGGTAACCGGCGTGATCCTGCTGGCGGAGGTGATCGCCGGCCGACACCGTAAAATTTACAGCCGCAGCGACTGGATCGTGAACAGCATTTGCATGCTTGGCGCGGCGCTGGTGCGACCGGCGGGCACGGCGGTAGTGGCGATGGCCATTGCTTACCTGTTTCCGAGCGGACAGGGGGCTTTGCATAATGTGCCCTTCCTGCCGGCGCTGATCGCCATCATCCTCTTAGCGGAGTTCGCCAATTACTGGGTTCATCGCGGCAGCCACCAACTGAAAGGCAGCCGGTGGTTCGATTGGTTTTGGCGCATGCACCGCACGCATCACACCGCCCAATATGTGAACGTGCTGCTCAACTTCCGGATCAGTCCGTTCTGGATTCTGGTCGGCGGTCTGGGTTGGGTGTTTTCGCTGGCGATCTATTTGGGTCAGGCGCAGGCAGCAGGCCTTGCGATCGTGATTTTCACTTTCTGGGGCATCTTCACCCACAGCGATTTCCGCTGGGACGATGCGATCAGGCGGCACTCCGTTTTCGGCTCGCTGTTCCGCGGACTGGAGCATGTCTTTATCTCGCCGGGTATCCATCACAGCCACCATGGCTATGGCCGCGACGGGGGCAATTTCCGCAACTTCGGTGTCTTTCTGTCGATCTATGACTGGATGTTCGGCACCTTGCACATCCCGACCGGCCGACCGTTCCGCTATGGCATTCCCGGCAACACCCCACATTGGGCGGACGACGCTTTCTCACCCCTCCGCCTCGGCGCGCTGATCGCCGGGCATCCGTCAGGCGAGGCAGAGAGCAAACCATTATCGTAG
- the rpsI gene encoding 30S ribosomal protein S9 produces MSDNRQSLSDLASLTANAPAAAEAPAAVAAADAEAPIAPPQPSAPLRAQEIDSLGRAYATGRRKDAVARVWVKPGTGKITVNGRDQEIYFARPTLRLVINQPFGVTEREGQYDVIATVKGGGLSGQAGAVKHGIAQALSKYEPALRSAVKAEGFLTRDSRVVERKKYGRAKARRSFQFSKR; encoded by the coding sequence ATGTCTGATAACCGCCAGTCCCTGTCCGACCTCGCGTCGCTCACCGCCAATGCGCCTGCCGCTGCCGAAGCGCCCGCCGCTGTCGCAGCCGCGGATGCCGAAGCGCCCATTGCGCCGCCGCAGCCTTCGGCGCCCCTGCGCGCCCAGGAAATCGACAGCCTCGGTCGCGCTTATGCGACCGGCCGCCGTAAGGATGCTGTCGCTCGCGTCTGGGTGAAGCCCGGCACCGGCAAAATCACGGTCAACGGTCGCGATCAGGAAATCTATTTCGCGCGGCCCACGCTGCGACTTGTCATCAACCAGCCCTTCGGCGTCACTGAGCGTGAAGGTCAGTATGACGTGATCGCGACCGTCAAGGGTGGCGGTCTGTCGGGTCAGGCTGGCGCCGTGAAGCATGGCATTGCCCAGGCGCTCAGCAAATATGAACCGGCGCTCCGCAGTGCGGTCAAGGCCGAAGGCTTCCTGACGCGCGACAGCCGCGTCGTCGAACGTAAGAAGTATGGCCGGGCCAAGGCACGCCGCAGCTTCCAGTTCTCGAAGCGCTAA
- a CDS encoding DUF1272 domain-containing protein — protein MLEMRPDCECCGVDLPADEAGAFICSFECTFCAACAEAMDDRCPNCRGELMDRPTRVGKALMASPASMERRHKA, from the coding sequence ATGCTTGAGATGCGGCCTGATTGCGAATGTTGCGGCGTTGACCTTCCCGCTGACGAGGCGGGGGCTTTCATCTGTTCCTTCGAATGCACCTTCTGTGCGGCCTGCGCGGAAGCCATGGACGACCGATGCCCCAATTGCCGCGGAGAATTGATGGACAGGCCGACGCGGGTCGGCAAGGCGCTGATGGCCAGCCCGGCATCGATGGAGCGGCGGCACAAGGCATGA
- a CDS encoding LysR family transcriptional regulator: protein MRNLRHLVALSRRLSFSRAADDLGLSQSALTRSIQSLERQAGMRLFDRGRGGVSLTSQGHVVVERANALLTQADDFERQLRHTARGEEGRVSFGMAPLPAWTLLPTLLSESLQAFPALTNEVVVRNVEALWPLLLAGDIEFFVSAEGQAPDAPRVRAETLGHFPVTLIVRAAHPLLKEDCPDQEFPVLLSSRATANMAIFDNLRKWAAGPPHVVEDYATLVMLTKSTDAIWVSSAYSVARDLEAKRLHALDRLGTGTPQSFRMVIYSLDRRSQSPGMLRVKQAFRQQIQGLRNALSTSSSGTR, encoded by the coding sequence TTGCGTAACCTGCGCCATCTGGTCGCCCTTTCCCGCAGGCTGAGCTTTTCACGCGCCGCCGACGATTTGGGGCTGTCTCAATCCGCACTCACCCGCAGCATCCAGTCCTTGGAGCGACAGGCCGGAATGCGGCTGTTCGATCGGGGTCGCGGGGGGGTAAGTCTCACCTCGCAGGGTCACGTTGTAGTTGAACGCGCCAATGCATTGCTGACCCAGGCAGATGATTTCGAACGCCAGTTGCGACACACCGCGCGAGGGGAAGAAGGCCGGGTCAGCTTCGGCATGGCGCCATTACCGGCCTGGACCTTACTGCCGACCCTCTTGTCAGAAAGCCTTCAAGCATTTCCAGCGCTCACCAACGAAGTCGTGGTCCGCAATGTCGAGGCGCTGTGGCCGCTTCTGTTAGCGGGTGATATAGAGTTTTTCGTTAGTGCAGAAGGGCAGGCGCCTGATGCGCCGCGCGTGCGCGCCGAAACGCTTGGCCACTTCCCTGTCACGCTGATTGTCCGTGCTGCTCACCCGCTGTTGAAAGAAGATTGCCCGGATCAGGAATTTCCCGTGCTGCTTTCCAGTCGGGCAACCGCGAACATGGCCATATTCGACAACCTCCGCAAATGGGCGGCAGGCCCTCCGCATGTGGTGGAGGATTACGCCACGCTGGTCATGCTCACCAAGTCCACTGATGCGATCTGGGTTTCATCGGCCTATTCCGTCGCACGGGATCTCGAAGCCAAACGGCTTCATGCCCTTGATCGGCTCGGCACCGGCACGCCCCAGAGTTTTCGAATGGTTATTTACTCGCTCGATCGTCGCTCTCAATCACCGGGAATGCTAAGGGTGAAACAGGCCTTTCGACAGCAGATACAAGGACTGCGGAACGCGCTCAGCACATCCAGTTCCGGAACCCGATAG
- a CDS encoding alanine/glycine:cation symporter family protein: MERFNAWVDALSNAVFFKVPILGTQIELIVLYLAVPMLFFTIWLGFPNVTQVGRALRILRTQPGKSEAKGDVSQWAALSTALSGTIGLGNIAGVAVALTMGGPGAILWMFVIGWFAMTVKMAEVTLGLKYRVFDSQSHVHGGPMYVLKAVGAARGWPKIGMLLGGLYAFFALFGAIPMVQVNQSFAQVKVVTGLSNGWAYGVFLAGAVALVTLGGAAWLGEVAKRLTPLKVAVYLAGVAAILILHIDGIPSALAQIWQGASTGSAATGGAVGAFVAGMRRAVFASEAGVGSAVMAHSLARARHPVSEGLVALLEPLLGTMIVCAFGGLALVVAGTWNTGLEGIAITSAAFAKVSPWFPWLLAVVVFLFAYSTLVAWGFYGLQAWGYLFGNGSKAQWTYKILYIVALPPAAAIDLGRVVGIVDSSFFLMAIPNVIALYLCAGELRRDVRSYLRNKDETDRAP, from the coding sequence ATGGAAAGATTCAACGCATGGGTCGACGCACTGTCGAACGCGGTGTTTTTCAAAGTGCCGATATTAGGCACGCAAATCGAGCTGATCGTACTGTATCTGGCCGTGCCGATGCTATTCTTCACCATCTGGCTAGGATTCCCCAACGTGACGCAGGTCGGACGGGCGCTCCGCATCCTGCGAACCCAGCCCGGCAAAAGCGAGGCAAAGGGCGATGTCAGTCAATGGGCGGCGCTGTCAACGGCCCTGTCTGGTACCATCGGGCTTGGCAATATCGCAGGGGTGGCGGTGGCGCTGACCATGGGAGGCCCAGGCGCGATCCTGTGGATGTTCGTCATCGGCTGGTTCGCGATGACCGTAAAGATGGCGGAGGTGACGCTGGGCCTTAAATACCGGGTCTTTGATAGCCAAAGCCATGTGCATGGCGGACCGATGTATGTGCTCAAAGCCGTGGGCGCCGCACGGGGGTGGCCGAAGATCGGGATGCTGCTGGGCGGACTTTACGCCTTTTTCGCATTGTTCGGGGCAATCCCGATGGTTCAGGTCAATCAGAGTTTCGCGCAGGTAAAGGTGGTGACGGGCCTTAGCAACGGATGGGCTTATGGCGTATTTCTCGCCGGAGCGGTGGCACTTGTGACGCTGGGTGGCGCGGCGTGGCTGGGCGAGGTAGCCAAGCGCCTGACGCCGCTCAAGGTCGCCGTCTATCTGGCGGGTGTGGCGGCAATCCTGATCCTTCATATCGATGGCATCCCATCGGCTTTGGCACAAATCTGGCAGGGCGCATCGACTGGCAGCGCAGCGACGGGCGGCGCGGTGGGCGCCTTCGTTGCCGGAATGCGTCGCGCCGTATTCGCGAGCGAGGCGGGCGTGGGGTCCGCCGTAATGGCACATAGCCTCGCACGGGCGCGGCATCCGGTGTCCGAAGGCCTTGTCGCGCTGCTGGAGCCACTGCTGGGCACGATGATCGTCTGCGCCTTCGGAGGGCTGGCGCTGGTGGTGGCGGGAACGTGGAATACGGGATTGGAGGGGATCGCGATTACCTCGGCCGCTTTTGCTAAGGTATCACCCTGGTTTCCGTGGCTGCTGGCGGTAGTGGTGTTCCTCTTCGCCTATTCGACGCTGGTGGCATGGGGCTTTTACGGATTGCAAGCCTGGGGCTATTTGTTCGGCAACGGGTCAAAGGCGCAGTGGACCTACAAGATCCTCTACATCGTCGCTCTGCCCCCGGCGGCAGCAATCGATCTGGGCCGGGTGGTCGGCATCGTGGACAGCAGTTTCTTCCTGATGGCCATTCCCAATGTCATTGCGTTGTATCTATGCGCCGGAGAGTTGCGGAGGGACGTGCGGAGCTATCTGCGAAATAAAGACGAGACAGATCGCGCTCCCTGA
- the glmM gene encoding phosphoglucosamine mutase: MSRQYFGTDGIRGRTNQWPMTAELAMKVGMAAGRHFLRGSHRHRVVIGKDTRLSGYMVENALVAGFTAVGMDVVQFGPIPTPAVALLAHSMRADLGVMISASHNPYFDNGIKLFGPDGYKLSDEDELKIEALLDQDIPLAASQDIGRARRVEDARGRYIHAVKSSFPADLRLDGMKIVVDCANGAAYQVAPSALWELGAEVIAVGVAPNGTNINDGCGSTAPLLCQETVLSSGADIGIALDGDADRLIVVDEKGNIVDGDQIMALIAANWAREGTLRGGGLVATVMSNLGLERFLTGQGIGLERTKVGDRYVLERMREGGFNVGGEQSGHMILSDHATTGDGTIAALQVLAALVRSGKPASEVLHQFDAVPQLLKNVRFAGGRPLEHDEVKRVIAQVEAELAGAGRLVIRPSGTEPVIRVMAEGDREEQVRDVVERICAAVEKVAG, from the coding sequence ATGAGCAGACAATATTTCGGTACCGACGGAATCCGGGGCCGCACAAACCAATGGCCGATGACCGCCGAACTGGCGATGAAGGTCGGCATGGCCGCGGGCCGCCACTTTCTGCGAGGCAGCCACCGTCACCGCGTTGTCATCGGTAAGGATACGCGTCTGTCAGGCTATATGGTGGAAAATGCGCTGGTCGCGGGTTTCACCGCCGTGGGAATGGATGTCGTGCAGTTCGGCCCGATCCCGACGCCCGCCGTGGCTCTGCTCGCCCATTCGATGCGTGCGGATTTGGGCGTCATGATTTCGGCCAGCCATAATCCCTATTTTGACAATGGCATCAAGCTGTTCGGCCCGGACGGCTACAAGCTGTCGGACGAGGATGAATTGAAGATCGAGGCGCTGCTGGATCAGGACATCCCGCTCGCCGCATCGCAGGACATTGGCCGCGCCCGCCGGGTCGAAGATGCGCGTGGCCGTTATATTCACGCAGTCAAGTCCAGCTTCCCTGCCGATCTGCGGCTGGATGGCATGAAGATCGTGGTCGATTGCGCCAACGGGGCCGCCTATCAGGTCGCGCCCTCCGCCCTCTGGGAACTGGGCGCGGAGGTGATCGCGGTCGGTGTCGCGCCCAACGGCACCAATATCAACGATGGATGCGGCTCCACCGCGCCTCTGCTGTGTCAGGAAACCGTGCTGTCTTCCGGCGCGGACATCGGCATTGCGCTGGACGGGGATGCGGATCGCCTGATCGTGGTGGATGAGAAGGGCAATATCGTCGATGGCGATCAGATCATGGCCCTGATTGCGGCCAACTGGGCGCGGGAAGGAACGCTGCGCGGAGGCGGGCTGGTGGCGACGGTGATGTCGAACCTCGGCCTTGAGCGATTCCTGACAGGACAGGGTATCGGCCTGGAGCGCACCAAGGTGGGCGACCGCTATGTTCTGGAGCGGATGCGCGAGGGGGGGTTCAATGTCGGCGGCGAGCAGTCGGGGCACATGATACTGTCCGACCATGCGACGACGGGGGACGGCACCATCGCCGCTCTGCAAGTGCTGGCCGCGCTCGTCCGCTCCGGTAAGCCCGCCAGCGAGGTGTTGCATCAGTTCGATGCGGTACCGCAGCTTTTGAAGAATGTCCGCTTTGCAGGTGGTAGGCCTTTGGAACATGACGAGGTAAAACGCGTGATCGCTCAGGTCGAGGCGGAATTGGCGGGGGCAGGGCGTCTGGTCATTCGCCCGTCCGGTACGGAGCCGGTGATCCGTGTGATGGCGGAAGGAGATCGGGAAGAACAGGTAAGGGATGTGGTCGAACGCATCTGCGCCGCTGTGGAGAAGGTCGCGGGCTGA
- the thiD gene encoding bifunctional hydroxymethylpyrimidine kinase/phosphomethylpyrimidine kinase — protein sequence MKVARILIIAGSDSGGGAGIQADVRTVTLLGGHAMTAITAITAQNTLGVQAVHLVPTELVLAQMESVIGDIGVDAVKIGMIGSAQTAAAVAERLAVLEGVPIVFDPVMVATSGSALADEATVAAFEKLMAFATLVTPNLPELEALGGEEVAIRFATHVLAKGGHGEGPMLTDRLIGPRGAIKVWSNARIDTPHTHGTGCTLASAIATGLGQGMDMVDAIERARKYVREALSLAPGLGHGHGPMGAPLEFHAHA from the coding sequence ATGAAGGTCGCGCGCATCCTCATCATCGCGGGCTCCGATAGCGGCGGCGGCGCGGGGATTCAGGCGGATGTCAGGACCGTCACCCTGCTCGGCGGCCATGCCATGACCGCGATCACCGCGATCACCGCCCAAAACACGTTGGGCGTGCAGGCCGTGCATCTTGTGCCGACCGAGCTGGTGCTGGCGCAGATGGAGAGCGTCATCGGAGATATCGGCGTCGATGCGGTGAAGATCGGCATGATCGGTTCGGCGCAAACCGCCGCCGCCGTCGCGGAAAGACTGGCGGTGCTGGAAGGCGTGCCCATCGTATTCGATCCGGTGATGGTTGCCACCAGCGGATCGGCGCTGGCGGACGAGGCGACCGTAGCGGCTTTCGAAAAGCTGATGGCCTTTGCGACACTGGTGACGCCCAATCTGCCCGAACTGGAAGCGCTGGGCGGGGAGGAGGTAGCGATCCGCTTCGCTACCCATGTGCTTGCCAAGGGCGGGCATGGCGAAGGTCCGATGCTGACCGACCGGCTGATTGGGCCGCGCGGCGCCATCAAGGTATGGAGCAACGCCCGGATCGATACGCCGCACACTCACGGCACCGGCTGTACGCTGGCAAGCGCCATCGCGACCGGACTGGGGCAGGGCATGGATATGGTCGACGCCATCGAGCGGGCGCGCAAATATGTGAGGGAAGCCCTGTCGCTTGCGCCGGGACTGGGACACGGACATGGGCCAATGGGCGCGCCTTTGGAGTTTCACGCCCATGCCTGA